The DNA region CGCTCACCTGGTCCTTCGTGCAGAACGACTTCACCGTTCACTACGTCGCCTCAAACAGCAACACGGCGTTGCCGGTGCCGTACCGTATCGCGGCCGTGTGGGGGGCGCACGAGGGGTCCTTGCTGTTCTGGATCCTGGTGCTCAGCATCTGGACCGTGGCCGTCGCCATCTTCAGCAACCGGCTCCCCGCGGCCTACGCAGCGCGCGTGTTAGGTGTGCTCGGGCTGATCAGTGTTGGCTTCGCCCTGTTCACCCTGGAGACGTCCAATCCCTTCGTGCGCCTGCCGCCCGGCGTGCTCGAGGGGCGGGACCTGAACCCCGTGCTGCAGGACCCAGCCCTCGCGATACACCCTCCGATGCTATACACGGGCTACGTGGGCTTTGCGGTCGCCTTCGCCTTCGCCATCGCGGCGATGCTCGAAGGCCGGTTGGATAGCGCCTGGTCCCGCTGGACCCGACCCTGGACGACCATCGCCTGGTCGTTCCTGACCGTCGGCATCGCCCTCGGCAGCTGGTGGGCCTACTACGAACTCGGTTGGGGCGGCTGGTGGTTCTGGGATCCGGTGGAGAACGCGTCCTTCATGCCGTGGTTGGCCGGGACGGCGCTCATCCATTCGCTCGCCGTGAGTGAGAAGCGAGGGCTGTTCAAGAGCTGGACCTTGCTGCTCGCCATCAGCGCCTTTTCCCTGAGCTTGCTCGGCACGTTTCTGGTGCGCTCGGGTGTGTTGGTGTCGGTGCATTCGTTCGCGTCGGACCCGACCCGGGGCACGTTCATCCTCGCCTTCTTGCTGATCGTGGTGGGTGGGGCGCTCGTGCTCTACGCGTGGCGTGCGCCCCAGCTCGACTCCGATGCGCGCTTTGCGGCGTCCTCGCGCGAGACCTTTATCCTCGCCAACAACCTGCTGCTGGTGGTGGCCACCGCGGTGATCTTGCTCGGCACGCTGTTCCCGCTCTTCTACGAGGCCTTCGGGCCGGAGAAGATCTCGGTCGGGGTGCCGTACTTCGAGTACGGATTCGCCATCGCCATGACGCCGTTGATCACGATTCTGGCCGTCGGTATGCACGCGGCCTGGAAGAAGGCCCGGCCGGAGGATCTGCTGCGTACCCTGCGCTGGCCCCTCGGACTTGCCGTTGTGCTCGGTATCGCCCTGCCATTGCTGGTGTTCGGGCGCCTCGGCCCATCGACGGCGTTCGCCATCATCATGGGGCTGTGGATCGTCTTCTCGGCGCTTCTCGAGCCGCTGACGCGCCTGCGTCGCGGGCGGGGCGTGCCCGCCACCGTGCTGGGGATGACGCTCGCGCACATCGGCGTAGGAGTGTTCACCCTTGGCGTTGCCGTCACCAAGACCTACAGCGTGGAGCTGGACACGGCCATGCAGGTGGGTGAGGTGCAGGAGATCGGCGAGCTCGGCTTCCGCTTCGACGGAGTGGTGCCCGCCGAGGGCCCCAACTACCAGGCCGTGGTGGGCACGGTGACCGTGCTGCGCGGCGATGAGGTGCTTACCACCCTCTACCCCGAGAAGCGCGTGTACCGGGTGCAGAAGAGCCCGATGACAGAAGCCGACATCGACGGCACCCTGGCGCGGGACTTGTTCGCTGCCCTCGGTGAAGATCTCGGTGCATCGGCCTGGAGTGTGCGTCTGCAGTTCAAACCGCTGATTCGCATGATCTGGCTGGGCGCGCTGCTGATGGCCATCGGCGGTGTCGTCGCGGCTTCGGACCGGCGCTACCGCGCGCGTGCGACCGCCCGCGCTCCAAGCAGCTCGGTGCCGGATGCGGCGCCGGCGGTGGGTGCGAGCCAAGGGGCGTCGGGCTGATGGTGCGCTTCTACGTGCCCGTGGTGGCCCTGGTCGTGCTCGCAGGGTTCCTGTGGGCAGGCCTGCAACGGGACCCCGGGGAGCTGCCGTCGCCCTTTATCGGCAAGCCGGCACCCGCGTTCACGTTGCCGTCGCTCTACGATGAGACGGTCACCTTCAGTCAAGCGGACCTAACGGGTCGCGTGGCCCTCGTGAACGTGTGGGGTACCTGGTGTCCTGGCTGTCAGACCGAACACCCCGTGTTGATGCGAATGGCCGAGGCCGGGGTACCGATCTACAGCATCAACTGGAAAGACGACGATGCCTTGGCCAAGCGTTGGCTGGCGCAGTTGGGCGATCCCTACGTACTCACCGGCGCCGACCGCGCCGGGCAGGCGGCGATCGACTGGGGCGTCTACGGCGCGCCGGAGACCTTCGTGATCGACGCCGGGGGGGTCGTGCGCTACAAGCACATCGGCCCGATCACCGATGCCCTTTGGCAAGAGGTGTTGCTGCCTGCCATGCGCGAGGCCGGTGAGGCCACCACGGCGCAAGCTGCAACGGGCCGGCGATGATGGCCAGGCGGCAGGTGTGGATGCGCGTGGGTGCGGTGCTGGGGCTGCTGAGCCTCATGGGCTCGGTTAGCTGGGCGATCGACGATCACACGCTCTTCGAGGATCCTGAACTTCAGACGCGCTACGATCGCCTAACGGAAGAGTTGCGCTGCGTGAAGTGCCAGAACCAGACCATCGGCGACTCGAACGCTGGAATCGCCAAGGACCTTCGCCTGAAGGTGCGCGAGATGCTGCTCGCGGGGCGCAGCGACGAGGAGATACTCGAGTACATGGTCGATCGCTACGGCCAGTTCGTGCTCTATCGCCCGCCCTTCAACGCGAGCACGGCCCTGCTGTGGTTGGCCCCCTTCCTGCTACTCGGTGCTGGGGCGGCAGTGGTGGCGGGGACGGTCCGGCGACGGGTCGCCGTGGGCGATGACCTGATGGCCTTGGAGCCGGATGACGAGCCACCCGTGGTGGGTGGCGACCACGAGGCTGACAGGGACACGTGAGCATCAACCCAGTTTTTCTCGGGCTCGTCGTGCTGATGACGGGCGTCGCCGTTTGTCTGGTCATCCTGCCCGTGCTCCGATCCGTTGGCACCGAGGGCCGCACGCGTGCCATTACCGCCGGCGTGCTGTTGCTTTTGGTGCCGCTGATCGTGCTGCTCTCCTACCCCAGGCTCAGCAACTTCGATTGGGGGACCCTGGGCACGGCGCAGACGGTGCGGGCGGCCGCGGAGGATGCCGCAGCGGGCGGCGGCGAACCGGACATCGTGGAGGCGCTGGCGCAGCGTCTGCGCAGCGATGGCGGCAGCCTCGAGGAGTGGCGCCTGTTGGGCCGCTCCTACTTCAACCTAGGGCGCTTCGATGGCGCCGAGCAGGCCTTCCGCGAGGCCTACCGCCAGAGTGCCCAGGGCGAGGATAGCCAGCTCACCGCCGAGGTGGCCGCCGAGTACGCTGAGGCGATGATCCTGAACGATCAGCGCTCGCTCCTCGGCGAGGCAGGTGACCTGTTGGAGCGCGCACTGACGACGTTGCCGGATAACCCTCGCGCCCTGTGGTGGGGTGGCCTGCGCACCTTTGAGCAGGGCGAGTACGCCACGGCCCAGGGGCGCTGGGAGAGGCTCCTCGCCGCGCCGCAGCTGGCCGATCAGGATCAGATGCGCGAGGTGCTCGAGCAGCGCATCGCCATGGCCACCCAACTCGCGGCCCAGAATGCGCCCCCGCCCGCGCAGATCCGCGAATCCATGGCAGCTGCTGGCGCCACACCGCCCGATCCCGCCGCGGAGGGCACGGCGGCGGATGACGCGGCGCACAGCACTCGCCTGCAGGTGCGGGTCGAACTGGCTGACAGTCTGCGCACCGAACTCGCCGCGCAAGACCAGGTGTTGTTCATCATCGCCCGCACCCCTGGCGGCGGCGGACCGCCCCTCGCCGTGGTGCGGCGGCGCAGTTCGGAGCTTCCCCTCGACGTCGAACTGAGCGACGCAAACGCGATGATTCCCGGACGAGGGATCTCATCGGTGAGCCAAGTCGAGGTGGTGGCGAGGGTGTCGGCGAGTGGCAACCCGATCGCCGCGCCCGGGGATCTGTGGGGCAGTCAGGAGGTGGCCGTGAGCGATGGCGGCGCGATCACCGTGACCATCGACCAGGTGACTCGGTAAGCTCTGGCCCTGCCGATACCAACAACACGCTAGGGGGAATTGCCGTGAGTGATCTGGAACAGGCCTTCGCGCAGGCGCAACAAGACGTCAAAGCGCTGACCAAGCGCCCGAGTGATGATGAGATGCTGAAGCTGTACGCCCTGTACAAGCAGGCCTCGTCGGGGGATATCAGCGGCAAGCGCCCCGGCATGCTCGATATGGTCGGTCGGGCCAAGTACGACGCGTGGGCCAAGGTCAGCGGACTGGATCGGAACGACGCCATGGAGAGCTACATCAACACCGTCAAGTCGCTGGTCAGCAGCTCCGGCTGAGCCGCTCAGTGCGCACCAGCAGCACCTGGCGAGTTGGTTAGCTGCCTTCCTCAGGGCGCTGGGTCGAGGAGCGCATGTTGAGGCCCAGGGGGCCGCGCGGGATGTAGAGCACCAGGCGCTCACCGTCGCGCTCCACCTCGATGGAGGTGGGGGTGCCGAAGGAGCCCCCTTGGGTCATGGTGACCAGGGAGCGCGTGTCGAACACGCGCGAGCCGTCGTAGCTCAGGATGGCATCCCCGGGCTGCAGTCCTGCTTCCTGCGCAGGCCCGCCGGTCAGGGTCGTGCGCACCAGTACGCGGTTCGGTCGGCCCGTGGCGTAGAGGAAGCGGTCGTAGTCGTCGTCGCCGAGCTCCGAACGCAGCTGCTCCACCCCCTCGTTGATCTGAGCCAGCTCCGTGCGATAGCGCTCGGAGCCCATCCAGCCTTCGCGCCGTGCCTGATCGCGCAGGAACAGGCGCTGCAAGGACAGCTCATCCTGGCGCGCCTTCAGGTCTGCCGCTCGGTCCGGTGCGAAGCCTGCGTCGATGAAACGTCGCAGCTCGCGTTCGTCCGGGCTGGCCGCCGCCACCGTTTCGAGTTCCGCCAGGGTCTGCGACAGGGCCGCTTCGGCCAGGGCGTCCGGATCCAGCTCAGGGCTGCTGTTGCCAGCGAGACGCTGCTCGAGCGCCTCCACCTGGTCCTGCAAGGATGCGATCTGCTCCATTAGGGCTTCGCGCGCGCGGGTCTCTGCGGTCAGGCGTTGGCTGAGCGCATTCAGGCTCTCATCGGCGGGGGCAGCCGTAGATCGACTGCCACGCTCCCAAGGTGCGCGGTTTGTGGTGTCGTCGAAGGTGCCGCTGGGGAAATCGGTGAGCGTGGCGTCGTCGCCACCGGCGAAGCGACCGCCGATCACGACGCCGATCAGCAACGCGAGAACGGTCGGCAGCACCTGCCGGGTGAGGGTATGGGCGAAGGTCTTCTGCGTCATCGAACGTGCCTTAGCGCAAGCGCAGGGTCATCTCGTTGCGGTTGCGATCCAGTTCCATGTTGAAGTGATCGAGGAATGACAGGCCGAGGAGCCCATCGTAGCTAGCCAGGGAGTCGAGCACGACCACGTCCAGCTGCGCCACACGGGCGCCGGCCACGTCCAGGGTCGGCAGGGTCACCAAGGGGGCGTCGACCTGGCCGTTCGCGGTGGTCAGACGCACGGTACCGCGGCTCGTAAGACCCGGGAGCTGAGCGGCCACCCGGGGTGAGATGGCGGTGATGCTGGCCCCGGTGTCCAGGATGAATCGGAAGGTGCCGGCCGTCCCGGGGATGGTGCCGTTGACGAACAGCGTCGCGCCCTGGCTGAAGATGGGCACCACGGTGATGTCCGGGGCGTAGAGGCGCTCTTCCGCCAGGCTGATGAGGGAGGCGAACTCGGCGCCGTAGCGGGCGCCGTCCAAGGCCCGAGCGCGGTACAAGGGCGGTAGGGCATCGCGGTATCGCGCCTGCTCGAACAGGAGGCGCCCGAGGTCTGCATGGTACGGCGCGTGGTCCGGATCCCACTGGAGCTGTGCCTGGAGCAGGGCGATGCCGTCTTGGGGTTCGAGCTGCTGGCTCGCCAGAAGATCGCTCAGGAGCCGGCGTGCGGCATCGCGCAGGCTCGCCTGGGTCTGCGGATCTGACTGGGCCTCCTGCTGCGCGGCGTTGAGCTGGGCGAGGGCGCCAGCGACATCCCCTTGGGCCCGGGCGACGCGGGCCGCGAGCACCCGTCGCGACGCACTCCATCCCAACAGGTCCGACGCCTCGGCGAGAATACGCTCCGCGCGTCGCACACCGTCGCTGCTTGCCAGCGCGTCGGCGATGGTCACCTGAAAGGCCTGCTCGAGGAGGGGGCGTACGCGATCGGCGATCGGATACGATAGGTACATCAGTTCCGAGCCGGCGGCGATGACGCTCTGCCAGGCGCCTCCCTGGGCGGCGAGCTCCACGCTGAGGAGGCGGCCGATGTCGCTACTGTCGAAGAAGCTGCCAACGAACGCGTCGAGGCTGCGAGCCAGTGCCGGATCGGGGCCGAGCAGGGGCGTCAGCGCTTGCAGATCGAGGCCAGCGCGGACGTTGGGCGTGTCGATCCCAGTCGGTGAGCGCACAGCGATACCGATCAGGTCGCCTCGCTCATCCACGATCGCCGCCGGGGTGGTCACCGCCGAGGCCGCTGCGCTCAGTGCGTACCAGTAGCCGCCGAGTTCGCTGCGCTGGGCCGAGGAGTCCACGTAGGCAGTTTCGCGAACGTCGCCTAACCCCAGCAGGGCGAGCGTACGCCCCAGGTACAGCCCTGCATCGGTGCCCTCAGACGGGCTCAGGCCGACCAAGGACGATTCCGATGCGTCGTCGATCCCGAGCATGACCAACTGGGCCTCCGGGGCCACGGCCAAGACCTCTTGCACGCGCAGGGCACGCCCTCGACCGACAGGTATCAGGACTTGGGTGGCATCGATCAGGGCGGGTAGGGCGGTGACGATGCCAATGCGGCCATCGCGAAGGGCGATCGTGATCGCGGACAGGCGCACCGGTGCCCGCTCAGCGTAGCTCACGTTGAGTTCCAGCACGGCGGGCAGTCGGCCCCGAGCGGCGTTGGGCGCTTTGCGCTGCAGGCCCGCGGCCGGGTCCGTTGCGCTCACGCGTTGGGGCGGTGCCAACTCGGGGACCCACAGGCCGGCGCTTATCGCCAGCCACACTCCTGCGACGCCGATGGCCGCCCCAAGCACGAGGATCAGCAGGTGACTGCTGAGCGAGCCACGTTCGCGCGACGGTGGGTTTTTGCGTGAAGCGAGCGGCAGGTATGCTCTCGCCATGATCGGTCTTCCTCAGGCGGGGGCGCGCGAGCGCCGCCGACAACTTGTTCGCACCATGCCTTCGACCACGCGCGAAGGAGAAGGATCCTCAGCACCCCGCCACGGCCGCGGCGACGGCCGATGAGCACGCCCCTCGCGTACGGGCTCGGCTGCCCCCTGTGGGCCCTGGCCGATTGGGAAGGCGGACTGTACCGCGCTGGTAGTACGTCCGGCGACTACCTGCGCCAGTACGCCAGCGTTTTCAACGCGGTCGAAGGCAACACCACCTTCTACGCGACACCGGCTGCGAACACGGTGGCCCGCTGGATGGACCAGGTGCCCGAGCACTTCCGTTTCTGCTTCAAGTTCCCGCGGGTGGTGACCCACGACGCTCGCCTGCGCGGATGTGAGGCCCCGGCTCGCGCCTTCATCGATCGCTTGCGGCCTCTACGCGGCCAGATGGGGCCCTTGATGATCCAGCTGCCAGCGTCCTTCGGGCCTGCCTCGCTCAAGGTGCTGTTCGACTTTCTTCAGGGGCTACCCGAGGACTTCTCGTACGCGGTCGAGTTGCGGCAACGTCGTTTCTTCGACGACGAAATCCTCGCCGACGAGGTGGACGAGCAACTGCAAGCGCTCGGCGTCGAACGCATCGTTCTGGACTCGCGCCCCATGCGCAGCGGTGATGCGAACCATCCAGATGTGTTAGCTGCCGAGCATGCCAAGCCGAACCTCCCGGTGCGCCCCCTGGCCCTGACGTCGACGCCCATCGTGCGCTTGATCGCCCATCCCGACGCAGCCGTCACAGCGCCCTGGCTCATGCACTGGGCGCGAATAATTCGCGATTGGCTTAACGCAGGCCGGCGCCCGATGATGTTCATGCACTGCCCGAACAACGCGCACAGCCCGACGTTCGCCCGCCTGTTTCATCAGGCCCTGGTGGCCGTGTGCGATGAGCACTGTCGTGATGTTGGCGCCTTGCCCGCTTGGCCCGGAGAAGAGGCGGTTCTTGGTGGGGCGAGCGCCGGGCAACTGTCACTGCTGTAGAGGCAGCGATCGTGCCTATGTCGAAGCGCGGATGAAAATGTTAACTGCGTCTGCGTACCCGCGGCGCCAGCTGATTACGGTAAGGCAGACGTCGGGTCACGCGCAGGCGGACCCCCTACCAGAACCGACGCGGAGACCTCCGATGAACCAGTCCAAAGGCATGCCCAGTGCGCCGGCAAACCCAACCGAACGTCGCGTTAAGGAACGTACGCGCGTGAATTTTTTGCTCACGGAAGATGGTTTCAGCAAGCTCAATCGCGGCGGTGAGAGCGACCCCTGGTCGTGCACGCGGCGTGCGTCCGGCAACGGCCCGCGTTGGGAAGCCTTCGAGAAGTGGCAGTCCGAGGCACGTAACTCCCAGGCCAAGGTGGTGGATGGCGTGAAGCGCCTCCCGCGCAAGCTGTCCTTGAAGGCGATGCTCAAGAGCATGTAGCCGATGAGGTGTTACGGGTAGGCTGTCAGCCACGCGCCCTGTTCTGGGACGACTGGCTTACCCGCAGTTCCCTCGAACACGAAGGGCACCGACACGGCCTCCCCACCGGCGTTGCGAAGGATCGCGAAATGCAGGTGGGGGCCGGTGCTGAAGCCGGTATTCCCCGACGCTGCGATCAACTCCCCCCGGCGCACTCGCTGACCCGGTCTCACGCGCACCGAAGCGCGATCCAGATGCACGTAGATGGCGTAGGTACCATCGTCGTGTCCGATGCGCACGAGGTTGGCAGGCGGTGGTCGTGTCGGTGCGTCTGCAAGGCCGGCGAAGTTGGCGTACGCGATCTCCACCACCACCCCCTCACGGGCGGCCATGATCCCGGTGCCGATCGGCATGGCGATGTCCACCGCATAAGTGCTCGACGGATCCAGGTGCGTGATGCCCCCGTTAAAGCCCTGGCTCACGCGCTGGCGTGATGCCGCCGCAAACGGTACGCGGTAGGGGCGGGGAGGTTGGTGCTCCGCTTCAGGGTCACCGAGCTGGTAGGCATGCTCGAGGGTGGCGTCCGCGGAAACGCCCTCGATGGACACGGTCTCAGTCTCTAGCGCGCCAACGACCGTGACGAAACGCTCGCCACTACTGGCGACCACGAGCACCTGAACCGGTATCGAGAAGCCGTTTTTGAGCGCCACGGACTGTGCATCCACGCGCTGCAGCTCCACCGATGGCGACAGGGTTTCGCGGCCCAGGGTCTGGCGCGTCGCCTCCCCGGTCGCCGGTGGCTTGTCGGAGAAGTGCCAGTTCCCCTGCTCGTCCTGATAGCGGTAGAGATCGCCGGCGTAGGCCGCCGTCATACACGCTAACCAAGTCGCGCAACACCACGCCGTGTGCGCGAGACTCGCCGCTCGGAAACTTAGGATCGCCACCCGAACCTCCAGATTGGGAAACTTTCCCCAAAATATTCGATATGATGAAGCCGTGACCCCAACGATCGACGGTGCCGGTCTCGGCCAGCACCTGCTTCCCTACTTCGCACGAGGCGTCGCAGGTCCGTGACAGCTTACTTTCCAGACCCTGTGCGCAAGCATCCAGATCCAGGAGTTCTGAACTGGATCAACCTCGAGGGTGACGAGCGGCCAGCGGTCGCGGGCCGGGACGCTCTGCTTTGCTTCTTCTCCAGTAGTTCCGTCCCGTGCTTGCAGACTCTGAGGTTGCTCAACGAGTTGCTGCCCGCGTACGGGAGCGAGTTGCTCGTCGCTGGCGTATGTTCGCCACGCTTCGATCGTGAGCGAGACACGCAGAACGTGCGACGCGCTATCGCCAGGCTATCCCTGCGCATGCCGGTGCTCCACGATCGCAGCGGCGAACTGCGCCGCGATTACGCGGTAGACACGCTTCCCACCCTGGTCTCGCTCCGCGCAGACGGCACGTTCTCGCGCCACGTGGGTGAACCCGACGTACGGCGCCTGCGCAGCGTTCTGGAGGAACTGCGCGCCACCGCGGTGGCCGAGACGGGTCCGGTGCGGATTCTGGCGCCAGGTGTCGCCCCGGCAGTGCCAGTACCCCCCGTGGCGCCGCCGATGTTCCACGGCGCCCTGCGCTTTCCGACGGTGATCAAACCGCTCCCGGGGACACGCCAGCGTTGGGCGGTCGCTGATTGCGGACATCATCAGATCGTGCTGCTGGATGACGCGGGCGTGGAGCAGGCGCGCTTCGGTGCTGGCGTACCAGGCCATCGCGACGGCAGCGCTGCGCAAGCCTGCTTCTACAGTCCGCACGGCCTGGTCTGTAGCGCCGACGCCATCTACGTTGCGGACACCGGCAATCATGCGATCCGGCGCATCGACGTGACAGAACATCGGGTCACCACCGTGGCCGGTACGGGACGGCGTGGCTACGGCCTGCCACGCGAGCCGCGCAACGCGCTCAGCTGTGCGCTCTCCTCACCCTGGGATCTGGAGCTCGACGGCGGATCGGTCTACTTCACCAATGCCGGCAGCCATCAGCTGGGTGTCTACAGTCGCGTGGACGACAGCGTTCGGCGCCTTGCCGGCACCGGTGAAGCAGGACGCCAGGATGGCCCAGCCGGTCGCTCGCGCCTTTCCCAGCCAGCGCATCTAGCGTTGGAGGAGTCTGGGGATCGCCTGTTCTTCACCGATAGTGACAGCGGCCTCGTCCGCTCCCTCACCCTGGATGAGACAGGCAGTGTGCGGACCCTTGCGGGGTGCGAACACGATGAGGCCGCAGGCGCGAGGCCAGAGGCCAGCGACCTTCAGTATCCGTTAGGTATCGCATGGGTGGACGGGCGGCTGCTGATTGCCGATTGCTACAACGATCGAATCATGCAGGTTGCGGTGGGCGAGGGCGGCGGCGGCAGGATCGACACGCCCCCGTGGGCGGAACGCCTGGCGCCCCTGTGTGAGCCGATGGGGATCTACGCGGAGGATGCCGACAGGGTCTTGCTGGTCGACACGAATAACCACCGCATCGTGCACTATCTGGCGGGCCCGGATGGGGCCGTCGAACAGTGGCCGCGGTGAGTGATCAGTCGTCGTCGGCGGCGGTCAGCGTGGCGTGCAACAAGGCCCGGCCCATGCGGAGTTCTCGATGCACGGTGGCCGGCGAGATGGAGAGCGCTTCGGCGATCTCATCGTAGGTGAGGCCGCCGAAGAAATGCAGTTCGACCACGTCGGCTTTGCGCGGATCGAGTTGTTGCAGGTGGGTGAGCGCTTCGTCGAGGGCGAGCAGTTCGACGTTTTCGGCCACGGCGATTTGCATCGAGGTGTCGATGTGCAGGGTGGTCTCGTTACCGCCGCG from Pseudomonadota bacterium includes:
- a CDS encoding retropepsin-like aspartic protease; translated protein: MARAYLPLASRKNPPSRERGSLSSHLLILVLGAAIGVAGVWLAISAGLWVPELAPPQRVSATDPAAGLQRKAPNAARGRLPAVLELNVSYAERAPVRLSAITIALRDGRIGIVTALPALIDATQVLIPVGRGRALRVQEVLAVAPEAQLVMLGIDDASESSLVGLSPSEGTDAGLYLGRTLALLGLGDVRETAYVDSSAQRSELGGYWYALSAAASAVTTPAAIVDERGDLIGIAVRSPTGIDTPNVRAGLDLQALTPLLGPDPALARSLDAFVGSFFDSSDIGRLLSVELAAQGGAWQSVIAAGSELMYLSYPIADRVRPLLEQAFQVTIADALASSDGVRRAERILAEASDLLGWSASRRVLAARVARAQGDVAGALAQLNAAQQEAQSDPQTQASLRDAARRLLSDLLASQQLEPQDGIALLQAQLQWDPDHAPYHADLGRLLFEQARYRDALPPLYRARALDGARYGAEFASLISLAEERLYAPDITVVPIFSQGATLFVNGTIPGTAGTFRFILDTGASITAISPRVAAQLPGLTSRGTVRLTTANGQVDAPLVTLPTLDVAGARVAQLDVVVLDSLASYDGLLGLSFLDHFNMELDRNRNEMTLRLR
- a CDS encoding DsbE family thiol:disulfide interchange protein, whose product is MVRFYVPVVALVVLAGFLWAGLQRDPGELPSPFIGKPAPAFTLPSLYDETVTFSQADLTGRVALVNVWGTWCPGCQTEHPVLMRMAEAGVPIYSINWKDDDALAKRWLAQLGDPYVLTGADRAGQAAIDWGVYGAPETFVIDAGGVVRYKHIGPITDALWQEVLLPAMREAGEATTAQAATGRR
- a CDS encoding M23 family metallopeptidase, which codes for MTAAYAGDLYRYQDEQGNWHFSDKPPATGEATRQTLGRETLSPSVELQRVDAQSVALKNGFSIPVQVLVVASSGERFVTVVGALETETVSIEGVSADATLEHAYQLGDPEAEHQPPRPYRVPFAAASRQRVSQGFNGGITHLDPSSTYAVDIAMPIGTGIMAAREGVVVEIAYANFAGLADAPTRPPPANLVRIGHDDGTYAIYVHLDRASVRVRPGQRVRRGELIAASGNTGFSTGPHLHFAILRNAGGEAVSVPFVFEGTAGKPVVPEQGAWLTAYP
- a CDS encoding heme lyase CcmF/NrfE family subunit encodes the protein MIPELGHFALVLALALALIQALMGLAGGQSGRAEWIAAVRPAAYGQFAFVALAFAALTWSFVQNDFTVHYVASNSNTALPVPYRIAAVWGAHEGSLLFWILVLSIWTVAVAIFSNRLPAAYAARVLGVLGLISVGFALFTLETSNPFVRLPPGVLEGRDLNPVLQDPALAIHPPMLYTGYVGFAVAFAFAIAAMLEGRLDSAWSRWTRPWTTIAWSFLTVGIALGSWWAYYELGWGGWWFWDPVENASFMPWLAGTALIHSLAVSEKRGLFKSWTLLLAISAFSLSLLGTFLVRSGVLVSVHSFASDPTRGTFILAFLLIVVGGALVLYAWRAPQLDSDARFAASSRETFILANNLLLVVATAVILLGTLFPLFYEAFGPEKISVGVPYFEYGFAIAMTPLITILAVGMHAAWKKARPEDLLRTLRWPLGLAVVLGIALPLLVFGRLGPSTAFAIIMGLWIVFSALLEPLTRLRRGRGVPATVLGMTLAHIGVGVFTLGVAVTKTYSVELDTAMQVGEVQEIGELGFRFDGVVPAEGPNYQAVVGTVTVLRGDEVLTTLYPEKRVYRVQKSPMTEADIDGTLARDLFAALGEDLGASAWSVRLQFKPLIRMIWLGALLMAIGGVVAASDRRYRARATARAPSSSVPDAAPAVGASQGASG
- a CDS encoding DUF72 domain-containing protein encodes the protein MSTPLAYGLGCPLWALADWEGGLYRAGSTSGDYLRQYASVFNAVEGNTTFYATPAANTVARWMDQVPEHFRFCFKFPRVVTHDARLRGCEAPARAFIDRLRPLRGQMGPLMIQLPASFGPASLKVLFDFLQGLPEDFSYAVELRQRRFFDDEILADEVDEQLQALGVERIVLDSRPMRSGDANHPDVLAAEHAKPNLPVRPLALTSTPIVRLIAHPDAAVTAPWLMHWARIIRDWLNAGRRPMMFMHCPNNAHSPTFARLFHQALVAVCDEHCRDVGALPAWPGEEAVLGGASAGQLSLL
- a CDS encoding acyl-CoA-binding protein; the encoded protein is MSDLEQAFAQAQQDVKALTKRPSDDEMLKLYALYKQASSGDISGKRPGMLDMVGRAKYDAWAKVSGLDRNDAMESYINTVKSLVSSSG
- a CDS encoding PDZ domain-containing protein, giving the protein MTQKTFAHTLTRQVLPTVLALLIGVVIGGRFAGGDDATLTDFPSGTFDDTTNRAPWERGSRSTAAPADESLNALSQRLTAETRAREALMEQIASLQDQVEALEQRLAGNSSPELDPDALAEAALSQTLAELETVAAASPDERELRRFIDAGFAPDRAADLKARQDELSLQRLFLRDQARREGWMGSERYRTELAQINEGVEQLRSELGDDDYDRFLYATGRPNRVLVRTTLTGGPAQEAGLQPGDAILSYDGSRVFDTRSLVTMTQGGSFGTPTSIEVERDGERLVLYIPRGPLGLNMRSSTQRPEEGS
- a CDS encoding cytochrome c-type biogenesis protein — encoded protein: MMARRQVWMRVGAVLGLLSLMGSVSWAIDDHTLFEDPELQTRYDRLTEELRCVKCQNQTIGDSNAGIAKDLRLKVREMLLAGRSDEEILEYMVDRYGQFVLYRPPFNASTALLWLAPFLLLGAGAAVVAGTVRRRVAVGDDLMALEPDDEPPVVGGDHEADRDT